A DNA window from Paenibacillus sp. HWE-109 contains the following coding sequences:
- a CDS encoding DUF1657 domain-containing protein yields MTVSAQVKTTLASLKSAQASLETFALSTQNQEAKQLYETAAKSTQDIVTQVSSRVQQLENEEPQYKGF; encoded by the coding sequence ATGACCGTGTCCGCACAGGTAAAAACAACGTTGGCTTCTCTAAAAAGCGCACAAGCTAGCTTAGAAACATTCGCGCTCAGCACACAAAATCAAGAAGCTAAGCAGTTGTATGAAACTGCGGCCAAATCCACCCAAGACATCGTCACTCAAGTTTCTTCCCGTGTCCAGCAATTAGAAAATGAAGAACCTCAATATAAAGGGTTCTAA
- a CDS encoding C1 family peptidase: MRIYKVKRDQRDFRDYFYRSANYVHESQLPRQMDLRKQLSPIVNQGQLGSCTSNAIVSGLREYWLRRESDSNIRLSRLFHYWHERKLEGSVNQDAGATVRDGMKVLHKVGVCPETEWPYRINQYKVKPDEEAEQAASSYRIGSYHRIHDLAGIKAALADGQPVVFGIRLYESFEGAAAARTGKIPYPNRKKELVLGGHALLAVGYKDGKSKGKGYIIARNSWGKAWGDHGYCYLPYAFFTNKALTFDYWTGK, from the coding sequence ATGCGTATTTACAAAGTAAAACGAGATCAACGTGATTTTCGTGATTATTTTTATCGCAGTGCTAATTATGTTCATGAATCGCAACTGCCTCGGCAAATGGACTTGCGGAAGCAGTTATCACCTATCGTGAATCAAGGGCAGCTTGGCTCATGCACATCCAATGCCATTGTAAGTGGACTGCGTGAATATTGGCTGCGCCGCGAAAGCGATTCTAACATTCGGTTGTCTCGCTTATTCCATTATTGGCATGAACGGAAGCTCGAAGGCAGCGTCAATCAAGATGCCGGAGCAACTGTCCGTGACGGGATGAAGGTGCTGCACAAAGTAGGCGTGTGTCCTGAAACGGAGTGGCCATATCGCATAAACCAATATAAAGTGAAGCCGGATGAAGAAGCGGAGCAAGCGGCAAGCTCCTATCGTATCGGCAGTTACCATCGCATCCATGACTTGGCTGGCATCAAAGCGGCTCTAGCAGACGGGCAGCCTGTTGTATTTGGCATAAGGCTGTACGAATCTTTTGAAGGTGCTGCAGCGGCAAGAACGGGGAAAATTCCTTACCCTAATCGCAAGAAAGAACTGGTGCTAGGCGGACATGCGCTGTTGGCTGTCGGTTATAAAGACGGCAAGAGCAAAGGCAAGGGCTACATCATCGCTCGAAATTCTTGGGGGAAAGCTTGGGGAGACCACGGTTATTGTTACTTGCCTTATGCATTTTTCACAAACAAAGCGCTGACCTTTGATTACTGGACCGGCAAATAA
- a CDS encoding AAA family ATPase, producing the protein METATHHHVEVLARLKANLESCILGKSSEIELLLTAMLAGGHVLLEDVPGTGKTVLIKALARSIDGQFRRIQCNPDLLPSDITGVSIYHPKEEKFLFRSGPIMTNILLVDEINRATTKTQSALLEAMEEQHITVDGDIHELPSPFLMLATQNPIDFEGTYILPEAQLDRFMIKLSLGYPSEAAEKLMIASQSKLHPMESLQAVMNTAEVLSIQDQVKHVHLDEAVGDYLVAIARKTRDHQAVFLGASPRATLSLVLASKSFAFLQGRDYVIPDDIKYLAPYVLGHRMILHTEARMDGATISSVLGAIFEQVRVPVRLEK; encoded by the coding sequence ATGGAAACTGCCACCCATCATCATGTAGAAGTTCTGGCTAGGCTGAAAGCGAATTTAGAATCCTGCATACTTGGCAAGAGCTCTGAGATTGAATTATTACTTACTGCGATGCTGGCCGGCGGACATGTTTTGCTGGAAGATGTTCCTGGAACAGGCAAGACAGTCCTTATCAAAGCACTGGCTCGCTCAATAGACGGTCAATTTCGCCGCATTCAATGCAATCCCGATTTACTACCTTCGGATATTACCGGTGTTTCTATATATCATCCCAAAGAAGAGAAGTTTCTGTTCCGTTCAGGACCGATTATGACGAATATTTTACTCGTCGATGAGATCAATCGGGCTACGACCAAAACCCAGTCAGCGCTTCTGGAAGCGATGGAAGAACAGCATATCACGGTTGACGGGGATATTCATGAACTTCCTTCGCCGTTTCTGATGCTCGCTACGCAGAATCCGATTGATTTCGAAGGCACATACATATTGCCGGAAGCACAGTTGGACCGTTTCATGATTAAGCTAAGTTTGGGATATCCGAGTGAAGCTGCCGAGAAGCTGATGATTGCTTCCCAGAGCAAATTGCACCCGATGGAGTCGCTGCAAGCTGTAATGAACACCGCGGAGGTGCTCTCGATTCAAGATCAGGTAAAGCATGTTCATCTGGATGAAGCTGTTGGCGATTATTTAGTGGCCATAGCTCGCAAAACACGCGATCATCAAGCTGTGTTCCTAGGAGCAAGTCCGCGAGCTACACTGTCGCTAGTGCTTGCTTCCAAATCATTTGCTTTTCTGCAAGGAAGAGATTATGTCATTCCGGATGATATTAAGTACCTTGCTCCCTATGTGCTCGGCCATCGGATGATTCTTCATACGGAAGCCCGCATGGACGGAGCCACGATCTCTTCCGTTCTCGGCGCGATTTTCGAGCAGGTCCGCGTGCCGGTACGATTGGAGAAGTGA
- a CDS encoding DUF421 domain-containing protein — MPDWLHIVVRATSTLVLLFVLTRILGKKQISQLTFFEYVIGITLGDLAGVISTDVEANFGHGVIAILVWCFVPLGMELLTLKSKTLRNWVDGRGTVLIKEGKVLEDNLKKERFTADELLEQLRTKSVFRVADVEFAMLEASGDISVLLKSELQPLTPKHLNMKLVTEKPTQTVVIDGEIQNEPLAAAGKGRGWLHEELDKIGVTIENVFLGQVDTHGELTVDLFDDKLQVPAPSARPMLLATLKKCEADLELFSLTTKHEQAKMMYESCSEQLTKVIQSVTTILRS, encoded by the coding sequence ATGCCGGATTGGTTGCATATTGTAGTAAGAGCTACGTCAACTTTGGTTTTATTGTTTGTTTTAACGAGGATTTTAGGAAAAAAACAGATATCTCAATTAACGTTTTTCGAGTATGTGATCGGGATTACCCTTGGAGACCTGGCAGGGGTGATTTCCACGGATGTGGAAGCGAATTTCGGACATGGCGTTATCGCCATTCTTGTTTGGTGCTTCGTCCCCCTTGGAATGGAATTGCTCACGCTGAAAAGCAAAACCTTGCGCAACTGGGTTGATGGCAGAGGGACTGTCCTGATCAAAGAAGGGAAAGTACTGGAGGATAATTTGAAAAAAGAAAGGTTTACGGCGGACGAGCTGTTGGAACAATTGCGCACCAAGAGCGTCTTTCGCGTTGCGGATGTGGAGTTTGCCATGCTGGAAGCCAGTGGAGATATCAGTGTGCTCCTCAAAAGCGAGCTGCAGCCCTTGACACCGAAGCATTTGAACATGAAATTAGTAACGGAAAAGCCCACGCAAACGGTCGTGATAGATGGTGAAATTCAGAATGAGCCGCTCGCTGCGGCAGGCAAAGGTCGTGGATGGTTGCATGAGGAACTGGATAAAATAGGCGTAACCATAGAGAATGTTTTCCTTGGCCAAGTAGATACCCACGGGGAGCTCACCGTAGATTTATTTGATGACAAACTCCAGGTTCCGGCGCCAAGTGCAAGACCCATGCTGCTTGCCACCTTGAAAAAGTGTGAAGCGGATTTGGAGCTATTCTCACTTACGACGAAGCATGAGCAAGCCAAGATGATGTATGAGTCATGCTCCGAGCAGCTAACGAAAGTCATTCAATCAGTCACAACCATCTTGAGAAGCTAG
- the spoVAD gene encoding stage V sporulation protein AD, with the protein MLKGHQSWIFPNRPVILSTGTVVGPDEGKGPIADDFDLVHDDLTMGQKTWEKAEKVLLEEAAQRALDNAGLTGGQIQFYLGGDLMNQIISNTFAARTLGMPYLGLFGACSTSMEGLALAAQLVDSGAAKHVMAGTCSHNCTAEKQFRYPTEYGSQKPPTAQYTVTGAGVAVLGTSGDGPVVTSATIGRIVDMGITDPFNMGAAMAPAAVDTIQAHLRDLDREPGYYDLIITGDLAEVGVNIARELFAKHKVPIEQTTYSDCGLLVYDREKQSVQAGGSGCGCSATVTYGHLLKRMKKGELKRILVVATGALLSPLSFQQGESIPCIAHAVSIESGGLYA; encoded by the coding sequence ATGCTCAAGGGGCATCAAAGCTGGATTTTTCCAAATCGGCCCGTCATCCTATCGACGGGTACTGTTGTCGGGCCTGACGAGGGAAAAGGGCCAATCGCGGATGATTTTGATCTTGTGCATGACGATTTGACGATGGGCCAAAAAACATGGGAGAAAGCGGAAAAGGTCCTGCTGGAAGAAGCCGCACAGCGTGCATTGGATAACGCAGGGCTGACTGGCGGCCAGATTCAGTTCTATCTTGGAGGGGATCTGATGAACCAGATCATCTCCAACACGTTCGCTGCCCGCACACTGGGGATGCCGTATCTTGGCTTGTTCGGTGCTTGCTCGACCTCCATGGAAGGTCTGGCACTCGCCGCACAGCTGGTCGATTCAGGCGCCGCCAAGCATGTGATGGCAGGCACCTGCAGCCACAACTGCACGGCGGAGAAACAGTTCCGTTATCCGACGGAATACGGCTCTCAGAAGCCGCCGACGGCGCAGTACACCGTAACCGGCGCTGGTGTCGCCGTGCTGGGCACGTCCGGTGACGGACCTGTCGTCACCTCAGCTACGATCGGTCGGATCGTCGATATGGGCATCACCGATCCGTTCAACATGGGCGCGGCGATGGCGCCCGCAGCCGTGGATACGATCCAGGCGCATCTCCGCGATCTCGATCGCGAGCCTGGCTACTACGATCTGATCATCACCGGAGACCTGGCGGAGGTTGGGGTGAACATTGCGCGGGAGCTGTTCGCCAAGCACAAGGTGCCGATCGAGCAAACGACCTACAGCGACTGTGGTTTGCTCGTCTACGACAGGGAGAAGCAAAGCGTTCAAGCGGGGGGTAGCGGCTGCGGCTGCTCGGCAACCGTCACCTATGGGCATTTGCTCAAACGGATGAAGAAGGGCGAGCTCAAGCGTATTCTCGTCGTCGCGACGGGCGCATTGCTTTCTCCGCTTTCCTTCCAACAAGGGGAGAGCATTCCTTGTATAGCGCATGCAGTTTCTATTGAGTCTGGGGGGTTGTACGCATGA
- a CDS encoding N-acetylmuramoyl-L-alanine amidase, which yields MLSVEDANKVIAFLSAAYFATNDQQARAEFNRLANELRKASGQPVQ from the coding sequence ATGTTAAGTGTAGAAGATGCGAACAAGGTGATTGCCTTTTTGTCAGCAGCTTATTTTGCAACGAATGACCAACAGGCAAGAGCGGAGTTTAATCGGTTGGCCAATGAGCTGAGAAAAGCATCCGGCCAGCCCGTGCAATAA
- the spoVAC gene encoding stage V sporulation protein AC: MANNKKKTLTMTQQEYQKLAKEQEPKRPVLKNCVRAFLVGGVICLIGECFMHMYVSWFGFTEKTAGNPTVATMIIISVILTSFGVYDKIAQWAGAGSAVPVTGFANSLCSAAIEHRAEGLVLGVGGNMFKLAGSVIVFGTVAAFFVGIVHLIIMGGS; this comes from the coding sequence ATGGCGAACAACAAGAAAAAAACATTGACCATGACGCAGCAGGAATATCAGAAGTTGGCGAAGGAGCAAGAACCCAAACGCCCTGTTTTGAAAAATTGCGTGCGCGCCTTTTTGGTCGGAGGCGTTATTTGTTTAATTGGGGAATGCTTTATGCATATGTATGTCAGCTGGTTTGGCTTTACGGAGAAGACGGCCGGAAATCCGACGGTGGCTACCATGATCATCATTTCTGTCATTTTAACAAGCTTTGGCGTCTACGACAAAATTGCTCAATGGGCAGGGGCAGGCAGCGCGGTGCCTGTTACCGGTTTTGCAAACTCCCTATGCTCCGCAGCGATTGAGCACCGGGCAGAAGGGCTTGTTCTCGGGGTTGGCGGCAACATGTTCAAATTAGCGGGCTCAGTTATTGTATTTGGAACCGTTGCTGCTTTTTTCGTTGGCATTGTGCATCTCATTATTATGGGCGGGAGTTGA
- the spoVAE gene encoding stage V sporulation protein AE, whose translation MSFVWAFIIGGAICVFGQLLMDVGKLTPAHTMSTLVVLGAIADGCNLYDPFIEFAGAGATVPITSFGNALVHGALEELHKDGYIGIITGIFKVTSAGISAAIIFSFIAAVFVKPKG comes from the coding sequence ATGAGTTTTGTATGGGCTTTTATTATCGGCGGCGCGATTTGCGTGTTCGGGCAATTGCTCATGGATGTAGGGAAACTGACACCTGCACATACGATGAGTACGCTCGTCGTTTTAGGAGCAATCGCGGATGGTTGCAACTTGTACGATCCTTTCATTGAATTCGCTGGTGCTGGCGCTACCGTTCCGATCACCAGCTTTGGCAATGCGCTCGTGCACGGCGCCCTTGAAGAGCTGCACAAAGATGGCTATATCGGCATCATTACCGGTATTTTCAAGGTCACAAGCGCGGGGATTTCGGCAGCCATTATCTTCTCTTTCATAGCTGCCGTCTTTGTGAAACCCAAAGGATAA